The region TCCTGGCGATTCTTAAAATATAGCTGCTTGGCAAAGGTTCAGTGTAATTACATTATATAGGGAAGGAAGTCTCTCAGACAAATAGCTCCTTGCTCTTGAAATTGAATTGCGTCCAGATCTCCACGACATTTCATGAATGAGTGGATAGATGACTCCTAGCTTTACTTTTTATGAATGAGCTCATCGTACGCTACCGTAGTCTGTGGTGAAGAATCCACAATTACGTTTTGCGACGTTTTTTTTGGATCGAAGACATCGTCACATTTGCAATTCTTGCCTTAAGACACaacaaatgtgtgtgcagtgtggtAGCTCGGTGGTTAAGCTGtacgactactgatcggaaggtcattggttcaaatcccaggtccaccaagttgccactgcagggcccctgatcaaggcccttaacccttaattgctcaggtgtataaactcactcactcactcactcattttctaccgcttatccgaactacctcgggtcacggggagcctgtgcctatctcaggcgtcatcgggcatcaaggcaggatacaccctggacggagtgccaacccatcacaggtcacacacacacactctcattcactcacacaatcacacactatggacaattttccagagatgccaatcaacctaccatgcatgtctttggaccgggggaggaaaccggagtacccggaggaaacccccgaggcacggggagaacatgcaaactccacacacacaaggtggaggcgggaatcgaacccccaaccctggaggtgtgaggcgaacgtgctaaccactaagccaccgtgccccccggtgtataaactgaaataaaaaaaaaaagtcactctggataagagtgtctgctaaatgtagtaaatgtaaaatatctgtGACTTTGCCGATCGGACGGCACATTCGGACgcatttttattacttatttatttttgtgcctGGTCAGTATCAGGTGCCTGCTGAGACAGAAGAACCTAACGCTGTGTTAAACGCAGTGTGTGCTCGTATGAGTCAGTAATTGCTGTACCGAGAGAGAAATTTCGGTTCACGCTACGAAGCAGACGGGTCACACTTGTGCTCTGACCTCCATTAGAACTTTGACTCCACAACCTTACACACTTTGATCTCCATCTTCCAGCTCCCGGATTCTGTGGCACGGTTGAGATGGAAACCTTTTACCATTAAAAggaacgaataaataaataaaaaaataaataaataaataaataaataaataaataaagagacgCTAGAGTCTTTAAACGAAATCGATCCCACTCTGTCctcgtgtctgtctgtgaacaCGGTTAGCAAGCATCACGATTATAACACAtaatacagagagacagagagcgaaaAGCTAACCGAGGCGAAAAAATAATTGGAGAACACGGCATACTTTTTGGTCGAGTGCAAGAAAGTCAGTCGTGTGTCTAAAGCTTGGAGTCCTACAGTACAGAGACAGAAATGTGTTTGCACTGACAGGGAACAGGATTAGTTACGATCATTCAACCGCGTCCCAAAcgacatactacacacactaaacactaactGTGCAGTATGAAGGACGTGTCTTTTGTGTTCCTCTGATCTGTGTGTCTTGTTTGGGGCTGCAGGACTACAAAGACACGCTACAGACGCAGGTGCTCGAGGCCGCAGGAAGCAAAAAGATGCCGTTCGGGGCCGAACTGTCCGAGCGTCATCTCAGAGACTTTCAGGAAGAACAGATCGGGCAGCTTTACGAGCTGATGCTGGAGTCCACCAAACCCACACGGCAGTTCGACGTCCAGGAGGACGGGTCACCGAAATGATCAGAAGTGACTCCTGTTATGATTTACGTACTGTCTGTACATTAAGACATTAAgaattgtaataatataattatacgTTATCTTGATTGCACTGAActatttgtgcttttttgaCCCGGCTTGTTTTTCTCCCCCACGTCTAAGAACGCGACGGTTCCTTCGTGAGCACGGTtatctttcagaaaaaaattcaCAGACAGGATCCAAGTTAAACATTTTCTCAGGAGGCACTCACCATTCTCCAAGCATGCAAATCTAAATCGCAAATCAATAATGCCTCCTTTCTTTTAATTCGATTAGAGAGTTCCAGAAGGAGAAAACCTCGTTATCCAGCAAGCGATTTTGTTGATATATCTGACAGACCTTCGGTGTTCTGTGCGCTTTAGATGAACTCGTCTAACATCACGCACGGATATCAGAGTCCTGTGATAACAAGCTCGCCTTAGGTTCAGTGTCTGcatgttgtaatgtaatgtaaaaggGAGCTACTTGACACGCTAATTATCATTCGTACCAACATTA is a window of Tachysurus vachellii isolate PV-2020 chromosome 3, HZAU_Pvac_v1, whole genome shotgun sequence DNA encoding:
- the sdhaf3 gene encoding succinate dehydrogenase assembly factor 3, mitochondrial produces the protein MSSPAHVSRVRALYKRILMLHRFMPIDLRVLGDQYVKDEFRRHTSAAPEQVQCFMKEWEDYKDTLQTQVLEAAGSKKMPFGAELSERHLRDFQEEQIGQLYELMLESTKPTRQFDVQEDGSPK